A window of the Clupea harengus chromosome 8, Ch_v2.0.2, whole genome shotgun sequence genome harbors these coding sequences:
- the jakmip2 gene encoding janus kinase and microtubule-interacting protein 2, producing MAKKGRTKGEKPEALISALQAANEDLRSKLTDIQIELHQEKCKVTKLEREKVQEAKRIREQEQHRHTAALTEQRAKWHEEKMKELQALRESLVRQHEQELLRHAKIKDGEIQRLKAAISAMRDGSGEKVRTALTLEAKEDARRFFDQERVKLLQEIAELKSTKKQTDEALSTMIQADKMKAGDLRTEHHMHQEQISKIKWDCEKDIRRLVDEIKAKDRTIFAMEKELESATGFVTKLQLQKDFLDEQLFLVKEAECNLGSPKREIPGRAGDGAEYCGSPDMRRNQRRVAELNSTIRKLEDRNTLLGEERNELLKRVRESGKQCKPLLEKNKLMNKRNDELTQSLQRLEEKLKGLAKENLEMKEKISSHPPLKKLKSLNDLDQAHDDQEIEFLKLQVVEQQTMIDELTRDREKLLRKKRHKRSSRPIKRHIVVDTFFGYDEESMDSETSSVASLRMDRTPATPDEDLDEGLAAEEAELRFRQLTREYQALQRAYALLQEQKGGVLDAEMEAKAQVQLHADVQRYQAKIEDLQRELTHKGQDSKWVEEKQLFLRRNQELLEKAEKQDGELSRLHQELQDSKDQNELLEFRNLELEERERRSPPFNLRIHPFAEGVSALQIYCMKEGVKDVCIPDLIKLLDILGDNGNLRNEEQVAIIQASTVLSLAEKWIQQIEGTEAALHQKMMDLELEMEMFCKQKGYLEEELDYRKQALDQAYMQIQELEATLYNALQQDKVIKYGEPLTDTQKDELRTAVEKLRRQMLRKSREFDCQVLQERMELLHQAHQRIRDLEDKTDIQRRQIKDLEEKFLFLFLFFSLAFILWP from the exons ATGGCGAAGAAGGGCCGTACTAAGGGCGAAAAGCCCGAAGCGCTAATTTCTGCCCTACAGGCAGCCAATGAAGACCTCAGGTCGAAACTGACTGACATTCAAATTGAACTGCATCAGGAAAAATGCAAG GTGACTAAGCTGGAGCGTGAGAAGGTCCAGGAGGCCAAGCGCATCCGTGAGCAGGAGCAGCACCGGCACACGGCGGCCCTCACGGAGCAGCGGGCCAAGTGGCAcgaggagaagatgaaggagctGCAGGCGCTGCGGGAGAGCCTGGTGCGTCAGCACGAGCAGGAGCTGCTGCGCCACGCCAAGATCAAGGACGGCGAGATCCAGCGGCTCAAGGCGGCTATCAGCGCCATGCGCGACGGCAGCGGCGAGAAGGTGCGCACGGCACTCACCCTGGAGGCCAAGGAGGATGCGCGCCGCTTCTTCGACCAGGAGCGCGTCAAGCTCCTGCAGGAGATCGCCGAGCTCAAGTCCACCAAGAAGCAGACGGACGAGGCGCTCAGCACCATGATCCAGGCGGACAAGATGAAGGCGGGGGACCTGCGCACGGAGCATCACATGCACCAGGAGCAGATCTCCAAGATCAAGTGGGACTGCGAGAAAGACATACGCAGGCTG GTGGATGAGATCAAAGCAAAGGACCGCACCATCTTCGCCATGGAGAAGGAGCTGGAGTCGGCCACGGGCTTCGTGACGAAGCTGCAGCTGCAGAAGGACTTCTTGGACGAGCAGCTCTTCCTGGTGAAGGAGGCGGAGTGCAACTTGGGCAGCCCCAAGAGAGAGATCCCTGGGCGGGCCGGGGACGGAGCCGAATACTGTGGGAGCCCC gaCATGCGAAGGAATCAAAGGCGTGTGGCTGAGCTGAACTCCACCATCCGGAAGCTGGAGGATCGTAACACACTGCTGGGCGAAGAGAGAAATGAGCTG TTAAAACGTGTGCGGGAGTCAGGGAAACAGTGCAAACCCCTCTTGGAGAAGAACAAGCTGATGAATAAGAGGAACGACGAGCTGACCCAGTCCTTACAGCGCTTGGAGGAGAAACTGAAGGGTCTGGCCAAGGAGAACCTGGAGATG aaagagaaaatcaGCTCTCATCCTCCACTGAAGAAACTGAAGTCCTTGAACGACCTTGACCAGGCCCACGATGACCAGGAGATTGAGTTTCTCAAACTCCAGGTTGTCGAACAGCAGACCATGATAGATGAACTGACAAGA GACAGGGAGAAACTGCTGAGGAAAAAGAGACATAAAAGGAGTTCCAGGCCCATCAAG AGGCATATTGTTGTGGACACGTTCTTTGGGTACGATGAGGAGTCGATGGATTCCGAGACATCATCAGTAGCCTCCCTGAGGATGGATAGGACTCCTGCTACACCAGACGAGGATTTGGATGAG GGTCTGGCGGCTGAGGAGGCGGAGCTGCGCTTTCGTCAGCTGACGCGGGAGTACCAGGCTCTTCAGCGGGCCTACGCGCTCCTGCAGGAGCAGAAGGGGGGCGTGCTAGATGCAGAGATGGAGGCCAAG GCTCAGGTTCAGCTCCATGCAGATGTGCAGCGCTACCAGGCCAAAATCGAGGACCTGCAGAGGGAGCTCACGCACAAAGGACAG GACTCCAAATGGGTGGAAGAGAAACAGCTGTTTCTGCGACGGAACCAGGAGCTCCTGGAGAAG GCGGAGAAGCAAGATGGTGAGCTCAGCAGACTTCATCAGGAACTACAGGACTCCAAGGACCAGAATGAGCTCCTGGAATTCCGTAACCTGGAGCTGGAG GAACGAGAGAGAAGGTCTCCTCCGTTTAACCTGCGGATCCACCCCTTCGCTGAAGGCGTCAGTGCTCTCCAGATCTACTGCATGAAGGAGGGGGTGAAG gaTGTTTGTATTCCTGATCTTATTAAACTCCTGGACATACTGGGAGACAATGGG aactTACGGAATGAAGAACAAGTAGCCATCATTCAAGCGAGCACTGTGCTCTCTCTTGCggaaaag TGGATACAGCAGATCGAAGGAACAGAGGCGGCTCTACATCAGAAAATGATGGACCTGGAGCTGGAGATG GAAATGTTCTGCAAGCAGAAAGGTTATTTGGAGGAGGAACTGGACTACAGAAAGCAGGCTCTGGACCAGGCCTACATG CAAATTCAGGAGCTGGAGGCCACCCTGTACAACGCCTTGCAGCAGGACAAGGTGATCAAGTACGGGGAGCCTCTGACGGACACGCAGAAGGACGAGCTGCGCACGGCCGTGGAGAAGCTCCGCAGGCAGATGCTCCGCAAGAGCCGAGAGTTCGACTGCCAGGTGCTGCAGGAACGCATGGAGCTGCTGCATCAGGcccaccag aGGATACGTGACCTGGAGGATAAAACAGACATCCAGAGGAGACAGATTAAGGACCTTGAGGAAAAG tttttatttttgtttttattcttttctcTTGCCTTTATCCTTTGGCCTTGA